A stretch of Solea senegalensis isolate Sse05_10M linkage group LG10, IFAPA_SoseM_1, whole genome shotgun sequence DNA encodes these proteins:
- the cdkn1cb gene encoding cyclin-dependent kinase inhibitor 1C, whose protein sequence is MSNVQLSCSALERLVARRTFPLHRRTSVCRNLFGPVDHDELNRDMKARMLEISERDQQRWNFNFEANTPLDGDYEWEEVPVDKTPEFYQDSVQNDRSRVPATPVKTQAPSSEPAPAPETPLMDVLERLVVPDSSGSAPCQVKVNQENRTDKLNSGKTNHRHVPCVRRKRTPSADNNTHITDFFVKRKRADRKADTSGCHLSKSPIPVEQTPRKRIR, encoded by the exons ATGTCCAACGTCCAGTTATCGTGCAGTGCGCTGGAGAGGCTGGTGGCCAGGAGGACCTTCCCTCTCCACAGACGCACGAGCGTCTGTCGCAACCTCTTCGGACCCGTGGATCACGACGAGCTGAACCGGGACATGAAAGCCAGGATGCTGGAGATTTCCGAGCGCGACCAGCAGAGGTGGAATTTTAATTTCGAGGCCAACACCCCGCTGGACGGGGATTACGAGTGGGAAGAGGTGCCCGTGGATAAGACCCCGGAGTTTTATCAGGACTCTGTACAAAACGACAGGAGCCGGGTCCCCGCGACGCCCGTCAAAACGCAGGCGCCTTCCTCGGAGCCTGCTCCAGCGCCGGAGACGCCGCTCATGGATGTGCTGGAGCGCCTGGTGGTGCCCGACAGCAGCGGCAGCGCTCCCTGCCAGGTTAAGGTCAACCAGGAGAACCGCACAGACAAGCTCAACTCAGGGAAGACGAATCACAGACACGTCCCGTGTGTGCGACGCAAGAGGACGCCCAGCGCTGACAACAACACGCACATCACAG ACTTTTTTGTGAAACGAAAGAGAGCTGACAGAAAAGCTGACACGAGTGGCTGTCATCTCTCCAAATCTCCAATCCCCGTGGAACAGACTCCACGAAAGAGA